The Spirosoma foliorum genome has a window encoding:
- a CDS encoding alpha-L-rhamnosidase, translated as MKKYRFLFALLQLISVWSVAQSSVQQLLTENRVNPIGLDVTTPRFSWQLIATKQNVQQTAYEIRISTDAASVAKGTVWQSGRVASDQSVHVPYAGAALKPGQRYFWQVRIWDNTSAKPSVWSPVAFWQTGMLSAENWKAKWIEPGYVEDTLNRPSPLMRKVFSASKKVRSATLSITAHGLYEAQINGKRVGDAYLTPGWTSYNNHLQYQTYDVTNLLNQGKNAIGVSLASGWYRGRLVWENQRNMYGKNLAVLGQLAITYTDGSTETVITDESWKSSTGPVRFAEIYDGEIYDSRLEKAGWTTAGYSDSDWSGVTTKPFGYTNLVANYNELVGQHETRKPVKVITTPKGETVLDFGQNMVGWVKFKVTGKAGDKVVLSHVEMLDKFGNPYFENLRTAKALATYLLKGGTETLEPHFTFFGFRYVQINGLTGPINPADFTAITLYSDIPKTGEFTTSNALVNQLQSNIQWGQRGNFLDVPTDCPQRDERLGWTGDAEVFSRTAAFNFGVNNFFAKWLKDVTADQFPNGAVPFIIPDVLNKRPVKDEPTGAAGWSDASIIIPWNMYLAYGDRRVVEQQYATMKAYEGYMERVAKNDLWSEGFQFGDWLSYVTTEGSPAFEAKSAFTDNHLVAQCFYAYSTDLMRKAAMLLGKTKDAVHYTALLERIKKAFQNAYMTPSGRLISDTQTAYVLALQFDMIPENLRPQAVDRLVGNIKKYDNHLTTGFLGTPFLCHVLTRFGRTDVAYKLLLQETYPSWLYPVKMGATTIWERWDSMKPDSTFQSPSMTSFNHYAYGAVGDWMYRTITGIDTDEAGPGYKHTIIKPQPGGGLTSASASLQTYYGMVRSSWKKEADNLSFTVEIPANTTATVYVPAKSAESVRENGKSITAAGLMVSATEPGYVVLKIGSGVYNFTTSGL; from the coding sequence ATGAAAAAATACCGTTTTCTTTTTGCGTTGCTTCAATTGATTAGTGTCTGGTCTGTTGCTCAATCGAGCGTTCAACAACTGCTAACCGAAAATCGAGTCAACCCCATTGGCTTAGATGTGACCACTCCTCGGTTTAGTTGGCAACTGATTGCTACGAAACAGAATGTTCAACAAACCGCTTACGAAATACGGATCAGCACCGACGCTGCTTCAGTAGCTAAAGGGACTGTCTGGCAGTCGGGTCGGGTTGCCTCCGATCAATCGGTGCATGTACCTTATGCGGGGGCTGCCCTAAAGCCGGGTCAGCGGTATTTCTGGCAGGTTCGTATTTGGGACAACACATCGGCCAAGCCATCGGTCTGGAGTCCGGTAGCGTTTTGGCAAACGGGTATGTTGTCTGCCGAAAATTGGAAAGCCAAATGGATCGAGCCGGGCTATGTGGAAGACACTCTTAATAGGCCTAGTCCCCTGATGCGGAAGGTATTTTCGGCATCAAAGAAAGTGCGTTCGGCTACTTTATCTATCACGGCGCATGGCCTCTACGAAGCCCAGATAAACGGAAAACGCGTTGGTGATGCCTATCTGACACCCGGCTGGACAAGCTATAACAACCACCTTCAGTATCAGACTTACGATGTTACGAATCTGCTGAATCAAGGCAAGAATGCGATTGGTGTATCGTTGGCCAGCGGCTGGTATCGGGGCCGATTGGTTTGGGAGAATCAACGGAATATGTACGGCAAAAATCTGGCGGTATTGGGGCAACTGGCCATTACGTATACCGACGGAAGTACGGAGACAGTTATTACTGATGAGAGCTGGAAATCATCGACAGGCCCCGTTCGTTTTGCCGAAATCTACGACGGTGAAATCTACGATTCCCGGCTTGAAAAAGCAGGCTGGACAACTGCAGGCTACTCCGATTCCGATTGGTCGGGTGTAACAACGAAACCGTTTGGATATACCAATCTGGTAGCCAATTATAACGAACTGGTTGGGCAGCACGAAACCCGCAAACCCGTAAAAGTGATAACGACGCCCAAAGGTGAGACCGTGCTGGATTTCGGGCAGAATATGGTGGGCTGGGTGAAGTTCAAGGTAACCGGAAAGGCTGGGGATAAAGTCGTGCTTTCGCACGTGGAGATGCTCGATAAATTCGGTAATCCCTACTTCGAAAACCTGCGTACAGCAAAAGCACTGGCAACCTATCTGCTCAAAGGAGGGACCGAAACGCTTGAGCCCCATTTCACCTTTTTCGGCTTTCGCTATGTACAGATCAATGGATTAACCGGCCCAATCAATCCCGCTGATTTTACCGCGATAACCCTATATTCCGACATTCCGAAAACCGGCGAGTTCACGACCTCGAATGCCCTAGTCAACCAATTACAAAGCAATATTCAATGGGGTCAACGGGGTAATTTCCTCGACGTTCCTACCGACTGCCCGCAGCGCGACGAACGGCTTGGGTGGACTGGCGATGCCGAAGTGTTTTCCCGAACGGCGGCTTTCAACTTTGGCGTCAATAATTTCTTCGCCAAGTGGCTCAAAGATGTTACTGCCGATCAGTTTCCGAACGGAGCCGTTCCGTTTATCATCCCTGATGTGCTTAATAAACGGCCGGTTAAAGATGAACCAACAGGTGCAGCAGGCTGGTCGGATGCGAGCATTATTATTCCCTGGAACATGTACCTGGCCTACGGCGATCGGCGTGTTGTAGAGCAACAATACGCCACCATGAAAGCGTACGAAGGCTATATGGAACGTGTGGCGAAAAATGATCTCTGGAGTGAAGGTTTCCAGTTTGGCGACTGGTTATCCTACGTAACTACCGAAGGCAGCCCGGCTTTTGAGGCCAAATCGGCCTTCACCGACAATCATTTAGTAGCGCAATGTTTTTACGCCTATAGTACCGATCTGATGCGAAAAGCAGCTATGTTATTAGGTAAAACCAAAGACGCTGTCCATTATACGGCCCTTCTGGAACGGATTAAAAAAGCCTTCCAGAACGCTTATATGACCCCAAGCGGACGTCTGATTTCGGATACCCAAACCGCTTATGTACTGGCATTGCAATTCGACATGATTCCCGAAAATCTGCGCCCGCAAGCGGTAGATCGACTGGTTGGCAATATCAAAAAATATGACAACCACTTAACCACGGGCTTTCTGGGCACGCCCTTCTTATGCCACGTATTAACTCGTTTTGGCCGGACCGATGTGGCTTACAAGTTACTGTTGCAGGAAACGTACCCATCGTGGTTATATCCGGTGAAAATGGGAGCCACGACGATCTGGGAGCGCTGGGATTCGATGAAACCCGACAGTACTTTCCAAAGTCCATCCATGACATCGTTTAACCACTACGCATACGGAGCCGTTGGCGACTGGATGTATCGAACCATTACCGGCATTGATACCGACGAAGCCGGACCTGGTTATAAACACACGATCATTAAGCCACAACCAGGCGGAGGCTTAACATCGGCGAGTGCCAGTTTGCAAACGTATTACGGCATGGTTCGGTCGAGTTGGAAAAAAGAAGCAGATAATCTGTCGTTTACAGTAGAAATTCCAGCCAACACGACAGCTACCGTCTATGTCCCAGCCAAAAGTGCTGAATCTGTTCGGGAGAATGGTAAATCGATAACAGCGGCAGGATTGATGGTATCCGCTACCGAACCTGGTTATGTAGTGCTGAAAATTGGATCAGGTGTGTATAATTTCACAACCTCAGGATTATAG